The Acidimicrobiales bacterium DNA segment CCGGGAGGTGGCCGCGCTGCTGGCCGACGGCGAGCGGCGGCGGCGCTACGAGGCGGCCGGCCTCGACCGGGCGGCCGGCTTCACCTGGCCGGCGGTGGCCGAGGACCACCGGCGCCTGTACGAGCGGGTGGCCGGCGCCGCGCCCGGCCAGGAGCCGGACGGCGGCGAGCGGGTGCGCCTCGTCTACGTCGCCAGCATCGGCCGGAGCGGGTCGACCCTGCTCGAGCTGCTGCTCGACGCCCACCCGCGCATCGCCACCACCGGCGAGCTGCACCTGTGGCCCCACGAGCTGCGGGGCGAGCACCGCCTGCCCTGCGCCTGCGGCCTGCCGGTGCCCGACTGCCCGTTCTGGACCGAGCTCCGGCGCCGGGAGGACCCGCTGCTCGCCCCGGCGCCCCGCCTCGACGCCTTCAGGGAGTCCTACCTCGGCGGCCGGACCCTCCGGCTGCCGCTCCTCCCCCAGTTCCGGGCCGGGGCCCGGCCGCCGGGCGAGGCGGCCGTCTACGCGGAGAACAGCGCGAGGGTGTTCCTGGCCTTCGCCGACCTGGCCGAGGAGTGGACCGGGGACCGCCCCGGCTGGCTGGTCGACTCGTCCAAGGACCCGTACCGCCTGCTGTGGCTGCTCCGGTCCGGCCGGTTCGACGTCACCGTCCTCCACGTCGTGCGCGACCCCAGGGGGTTCGTCAACAGCGAGCGCAAGAACGACGGCGCCGAGGGCGCCGCCCTGCGGGCCCTGGCCGTGCGCAAGGCCGGCGCCTGGGCCGTCCAGAACGAGCTGGTCCGGCGGGCGGCGGCCGCCTCGCCCGGCGCCCGCTACCTGGCCGTCCCCTACGAGCGGCTGGCCGGCGACCCCGTCGGCACCCTGCGGGACGTGTGGGCGGCCATCGGGTGCGAGCCCGACGACACGGTGGTCGAGCGGTTCCGCCAGCGGCGGTTCCACGCCATGGGCGGCAACCCGATGCGCCACGACGACCGCGGCATCCACCTCGACGAGGCCTGGCGGCGGGCGCTGCCGGCGGACGTCCAGCGGCTGACGGCCGCGGTGGCCGGGGTCGGGCGGCGGCTCGTGGCCGCCGGCGGCCGCCCGTAGGCTCGCCCGGGTGAAGGGAGGGGCGGCCGACGCGCTGCGCCGGGCCAAGTTCGACGTGCGCATGCGGTGCGGCCGCACCCCGGTGCTGTGGCACGCCGTGGAGGCCGTGAACTGGCGGACCGTCCGCCGGCCCCACGTGCGGGTGACGGCGGCGACCGAGCTGGTCATGGACGGGTTCCCGAGCTCGGGGAACAGCTACTCGATCGCCGCCCTGCGCTTCGCCTGCCGGGCCGGGGGCGTGCCCGAGCCCGCCGTCGCCCACCACCTCCACAACCCGGGCCAGATCCTCGACGGCGTCCGCCGCAGCATCCCCGTCCTCCTGCTGGTGCGGGAGCCGGGCGCGACGGCCGCCTCGCTCGTCAGCCGGTGGCCGTACCTGACCGTCGGCCAGGGGCTGCGGACCTGGGTCGCCTTCCACGAGCGCCTGCTCCCGGCCATCGACGCCATGGTCGTCGCCGACTTCGCCGACGTCACCGGCGACTTCGGCGCCGTGACCCGCCGGGTCAACGCCCGGTTCGGCACGGCGTTCCCGGAGTTCGAGCAGACCGAGGCGAACGCGCGGGCCATCTACTCCCCCGACGAGGAGGGCCGGCGGGCCCGGCGGGAGCGGGCGGCGAGGGCCAGGGAGCAGCTCGCCGACCCCCGCCACGCGGCCGCGCTGGAGCGGGCCGGCCTCCTGTACCGGCGCCTCGCGGTGCTGGCCGGGACGGCCCCGGGGGGCTAGCCCCGGCGTTCCTGTCACACCCCCTGGGCACACTGTCGGCATGGAACGTCAGCTGGTCCTCCTCGACAGCCCCAGGGCGGACTGGCGCCTCGACGAGCACACCCGCGAGCTCGGCCTGGAAGGCGTGCGCCGCGCCCGCGAGGCGCTCCGCGAGGCCGCCGGCCGGGCCGCCGCCGAGCGCGACGGCCAGGCGCCCGCCGCCTGACCGGCCGGCCTCAGTCGACGAACGCGAACACCGCCGGGCGCGGCGGGCGGGCCCGGTCCCGCACGGCGGCGCCGGCCAGCACGGCGAGGGCGACGGCCACCGGCGCCACGAGCACCACCCAGGCGATGGCGACCGGGTCGAGCTGGAGGCCGTGGTCGGCCGGCCCCGTCGCCGCCGCCTCCACGATGGCGGCCGCCGGCAGCAGCCCGGTCGGCACGGCGACGATCCCGGCGCCGGCGACGAGCATAGCGGCGCGGATGGCGGCCACCCGGCGCACCGTCCTCGGTGGGGCGCCGACGGCGGTGAGCACCTGCCGCTCGTCCTCGCTGTCCTTGGCCGCGAGCGCGAGGCCGATGGCGACCACGGCGGCCACGAGCACGAGCGACAGGGCCGTGGCGCCGGCCCGCACGGTCGCCCGGCCGATCTCGTCGGGCTCGTCCGCCACCTGGATGTTGACCATGGTGGAGCTGCGCTCGACGTTGGCCTCCCAGGACAGGTCCTGGGCCAGGAGCCGGACGTCCTCGCGCTGGCGCTCGGTGAGGGGCGCCGGGCCGGCGAGGGTGAGCGCCGGCGACGGCCGGGTCGTCAGCCCGAGTGACCGGGCCGTCCCCTCCGACACGAGCACGGCGGGGAGGGACTGGGACGCCTCGTCGCTCTCGACCACGCCGGCCAGGCGGACCCGCTCGACGAGCGTCGGCTCGCTCCCGGGCACGCTGACCTCGGCGGTGGCCGCCGACGTCGCCCCGTCCCCCGACACGGCGACGGCGGCGCCGTCGTCGAGCGCGGCGCGCAGGTCGTCGCCCACGTCGTAGAGCGACAGCAGGTCCTCGGTGGCCACGCCGACGAGGAGGAGCTCGTCGGGCTGGCTGCCGGGGCGGAGCGGGGCCGCCCAGGCGTTGGCGAAGCCCGAGCCCGTGTCGGCGCCGGCCTCCCGGACGTCGAGGGGTCGGGCGCCCGGGACCAGCTCCTCGAGCCGGCTGACGATCGCCGGCGGGACGGGCACGCTGGCGGCGCCGGCGACCTGCGCCGGGTCGACGTCGACGGCGTCGACGCGCACGTGGGCCGGCGCCACCCACGGGAGGGTCTCCGCGGCGTCGCCGTTGCTGGCGTAGAGGGTCGTGCCGGCGACGAACGCGGCGCTGACGGCGACCACGGCGCCCATGACCGCGCTCGAGCGGACCCGGTTGCGGGCGAGGCTGCGGCCGGCGACGCGGGCCGGCACGGACCAGCGGGCGGCGAGGCGCTCCAGCCCGGCGACGACCCAGGGGCACACCGCCACGGCACCGAACAGGCAGGCCAGGCCGCCGGCGATGGCGACCAGCGCCCACATCGTGGACCCGCCGTTCCTGGCGCCGGCGACGGACATGGCGAAGAGCGCGCAGCCGCCGCCGAGCACCGCCGCCCCGAGGACCGGCACCCGGGCCGGGACGGTGCCGAGCGGGCGGCGGCCGGCCAGCGCCTGGAGGGTGGACACGCCGGCCGCCGACCGGGCCGGGAACCAGGCGGCGACGGCCGCCGCGGCCGTGCCGATGACGGCGATCGGGACGAGGTCGGACGGGCGGACGACGATGCCCACGGCGTCGCGGCCGGCCACGCTGTCGAGCCAGCGGCCGGGCAGGAGGTGGACGGCGCCGACCCCGGCGAGGATGCCGGCCACCGACCCGACGGCGCCGCAGGTCGCGCCCTCGGCGACGAGGAACCGGCGCAGGGTGGCCGGCGCGGCGCCCGCCGCGGACAGCAGCCCCAGCGTGCGGAGCTGGCGCCGGGCGGCGATGGCGAACGCCGCCGCGATCACGGTCCCGAGGACCGACAGGGCCACGCCGCCGCCGACGTAGGTCCAGAACACCTCCTCGGTCTTCGACGCGTCCTCCGACGGCAGCACCGGCGACAGCGCCCACCCGGTCACGGTGGGGGCGAGCGGGCCGAGCGGCTCCCGCCCGTCGAGGTCGGCGTACGGGTGCCCGGGCAGGTCGACCCAGGCCACGTCGCTGCGGGCCCCGGACGGCTGTGGGGCCGGCGTGATCACGAGCCGGTCCGGCCACGAGCGGGGCTGGACGACGCCGACCACCCGCAGCGGGCGCCCGAGGCGCTCGGGCTCGATCTCGTCGCCGACCTCGAGGGAGAGGTCGTCGGCGACCGCCCGGGAGACGACCGCCTCGCCGGGCCCGTCGGGGGCCCCGCCGTCGATCTGGGCGAACCGGGGCGCGACGAGGTCGTCGCCGAGGTCGACGTCGCTCACCGTGAAGTAGGAGCGGCGGGCGGACGTGCGTACCCGGTCCTCGGTCCGGTGCTCGACGACGACGCGCGACCCGGCCGGCAGCGCGGCGACGAGGGCGGCCTCGTCGGCGTCGCTCACCGGCGGGGCCGGCGCCACCGGACCGGTCGTCGCGGTCTGCTGCGGGTAGGCGGTCAGGTCGGCCCGGCCGACCTCGGCGGCGAGCCGGTCGGCCGGCGGCCACTCGCTCGTCCTGGCGAGGGTGGCGACGGCGGCCATGGCGGCCGTCGGGACGAGGACCATGAGCACCACCAGCGCCGTCCGCCATGGACGCCTGGCCATGTCCCGGCGGGCGAGGCGGAGGGCGAGCCGCAGCCCGCTCACCTGGTCGCCGCCTCGACGGCGTCGCCGATGTCGGCCGGCCGGGTCTCCTCGGTCAGGCGCCCGTCGCGGACGCGGACGATCCGGTCGGCCCACGACGCGAACCGGGCCTCGTGGGTGACGAGCACCAGCGCCGCGCCCCGGTCGGCGACGAGCCCGGCGAGCAGCTCGACGACGGCGTCGGCGGTCACCGAGTCGAGCGACCCGGTCGGCTCGTCGGCCAGCAGGAGCCGGCGGTCGCCGACGATGCCGCGGGCGATGGCCACCCGCTGCTGCTGGCCGCCCGACAGGTCGTCCGGGTAGCGGTCGAGCGGACCGTCGATGGCGACCGCCCGCAGGGCGTCCTCGGCCAGGCGGCGCGCCTCCCGGGTCGACGTCCCGTCGAGCTCGAGGGGGAGCATCACGTTCTCGACCGCCGTCAACGTCGGCACGAGGTTCAGCCGCTGGAACACGTAGCCCACCTGGCGGCGCCGCAGCCGGGCCAGGCCGGCCGCGTCGAGGGTGTCGAGGTCGACGCCGTCGACGAGCACCCGCCCGGCCGTCGGCCGCTCCAGGCCGCCGGCGAGGTGCAGGAGCGTCGACTTGCCCGACCCGGACGGGCCCATGACGGCGAGGAACTCCCCCGCCGCCACGTCGAGGTCGACCTGGGTGAGGGCGCGGACCTCGGTCGGCCCCGCCCCGTACCGCTTCACCACCTCGCGCAGCTCCAGCGCCGGCGGCCGGTCGTCCGTCTGGTGCAACGTCGTCTCCTCGCGCTCGGCGGGCCCGTGCGGGCCCGCTCCTCCCCGGCCGCCGTCGTCGGCGCCCGTCCCTCGGGGCCCGCCCGTCATCGCCGCCGCCGCGTCGCCGGCGCCGCCGCCCGCACCCGTTCCTCGCACCGGTCCAGCCACGCCACGTCGGCCTCGACCCTGGTCAGGACGGCGTCGCGGGCGAGCTGCTCGGCCACGGTGGTCGCACCGCCCGCCCGCTGCTGGCGCCGGCCTCGCTGGAGTGCGGCGAGCAGCGCCACCCGCTGGTCGTCGATGACGGCCAGCGCGTCGTCGCCGCCCCGGCCGACGGCGACGAGGACCTTCATGATGAGGTCGTCCCGCGCCGGCGCGGCGTCGACCGCGCTGCCCCTGACCCAGTCCTTCACCTCGCGCCGTCCTTCCTCGGTGACCCGGAACGTCCGCTGGGGCCCGTCCCGCTCGCCCACCTCCTGGACGAGCCCGTCCCGGGCCAGGCGGTCGAGGGTCGTGTACACCTGGCCGACGTTCAGCGGCCAGATCCCGCCGGTGCGGGCCTCGAAGTCGAGCTTGAGCTGGTAGCCGTGCCGCGGCCCCTCGTCGAGGAGTTGCAGCAGCACCTCGCGGACACCCACCTACCGAGTATGCACGTTACCTACTCGGTAGGCAAGCACCGGCTGGCTCGTGCGCCCCGACCGGCTCGTGCCGGAGGGCCGTCGCTAGCCTCGCCGCCATGCGCGAGGTCGTGATCGTCGAGGCCGTCCGGACGCCCGTCGGGCGGCGGGGCGGCGGGCTGTCCACCATGCACCCGGCGGACCTCCTCGCCGTCGTCCTGTCGGCCGTCGTGCAGCGGTCGGGGGTCGACCCGGCCGAGGTCGGCCAGGTCGTCGGCGGCTGCGTCAGCCAGGTGGGCGAGCAGGCCTTCAACGTCACGAGGACGGCCTGGCTCACGGCCGGCCTCCCCCTGTCGGTCCCCGCCACCACCGTCGACAGCCAGTGCGGCTCGTCCCAGCAGGCGACCAACCTCGCCGCCAGCCTGGTCGCCGCCGGGGTGGTCGACGTGGCCGTCGGGTGCGGCGTCGAGGTCATGAGCCGGGTGCCGATCGGGTCGAACATGGCCAACGGGCCGGGCAAGCCGATCCCGCGGTCGTACTTCCCGCGCTACGAGTTCACGACGCAGTTCGAGGGGGCCGAGCGCATCGCCGAGAAGTGGGCCGTCGACCGGGAGGAGTGCGACCGGTTCGGCCTCCTGTCCCAGCAGCGGGCCGCCACCGCCTGGGACGAGGGCCGGTTCGACCTCCAGGTCGTCCCCGTCGACGCCCCCGACCTCGGCCCCGACGGCCGCCCGTCCGGCACCACCCACCGCGTCGAGCGCGACGAGGGCCTCAGGGAGACCTCGCTCGAGGCGCTCGCCGGCCTGCGCCCGGTGGCCCGGCCGGACGGCGTCCACACCGCCGGCACGTCGTCGCAGATCTCCGACGGCGCCGCCGCCGTGCTGCTCATGACGGCCGAGCGGGCCGCCGGCTTCGGCCTGCGACCCCTCGCCACCGTCGTCGACACCTGCCTCGTGGGCAGCGACCCGGTCCTCATGCTGACCGGGCCGATCGACGCCACCCACCGGCTGTTCGAGCGCAACGGGCTGACGATGGCGGACGTCGACGTCACCGAGATCAACGAGGCGTTCGCCTCCGTGGTGCTCGCCTGGGAGCGGGAGCTGTCGCCCGACCCGGCCACGGTCAACCCGAACGGCGGCGCCATCGCGCTCGGCCACCCGCTCGGCGGCACGGGCGCCGTCCTGCTGACCAAGGCCGTGCACGAGCTGGAGCGCACGGGCGGGACCTACGGGCTGGTGACGATGTGCTGCGGCGGCGGGCTCGGGACGGCGACGCTGGTCCGCCGCCCCTGACGCCTCATCCGCCGCCCTCCGCCTCCCGGCCCGGGACGGCGGCGGCGACGACGCCGACGACGTGGCCCTCGGGGTCGGCGAGCAGCGCGAGCTCGGCCGCGCCGGGCACGACCGTGACGGGCCGGACCGTCCGGCCGCCGAGCTCCTCGGCCCGGCGGAGGGCGGCGGCCGGGTCCGGCACCTCCACGTAGAACGTCGTGCCCGGCCCCTCGCCGGACCGCAGCGCGATGCCGCCCTGGATGCCGGCCCCGCCCGCGTCCGTGTCGACGATGGCGTAGGAGATCTCCGGGATCTCGCTGATCCGCCAGCCGAAGACGTCGCGGTAGAAGGCGACCGACCGGTCGGCGTCGACCGGGTTGACCTCGAAGTGGACGACCGGGGCGCCGGCCTCGCCCCCCGGCGGCGGCGTCCCCCCGGCGCCGACCACGCCGACGAGGTTGCCGTCGGGGTCGGTGCCGATGGCGACCACCGGCCCGTCGGCGACGACCATCGGCGGGACGGCGACCCCGCCGCCGTTGGCGGTCATCTGGTCGAGGGCGGCCTGGGGGTCGTCGGCGGCGACGAAGAACAGGACCCGCTCCGGCGCCCCCTCCGGCCAGGCCAGGATGCCGGCACCCACGCCCCGCCCGGCCGGCGGCACGATGGCGTAGCCGTCGGGCCGGGAGGTGTCGACCGGCCAGCCGAACAGCTGCTCGTAGAACGGCACCAGGGTGTCCCGGTCCCGGCCCTGGATCTCGACGAACACGACGGGGTTGCCCATCCCGGCTCCTCTCGCCGACCAGCGCCGACCGTACCCGCGCGGCGCGGCCGGGGTTCGTGTCACACCCCCGAGGTACCGTTGCCCCGTCGTGCTCGCGGCGCCCGCCGCCACTCCGGCCCTCGAACCCCGGAGGTCGCCGTGCGCCTCCCCTCCGCCCGCCACCCCGGCGGCGCGCGCCTCGCCGGGCCCGCCGCCGTCGCCGTCCTCGTCCTGCTCGCCCTGCTCGCCCGCGACGGCGGCCGCCCGCATCTCGCCCGGCCCGCCGCCGTCGCCCTTCTCCGCCCCCCGCCCGCCCGCCGAGGCGGCCGCCCGCGCCTCGCCGGGCCCGCCGCCGTCGCCGTCCTCGCCCTGCTCGCCCTGCTGGTGCTCCCGGCGTGCGCGCCGGGCGCCGCCCCGGCCGGCCCGGCCACCGTCGCCCGCGTGGTCGACGGCGACACCGTCGAGGTGCGCGTCGCCGGGCGGGTCGAGCCCGTCCGCCTGATCGGCATCGACACGCCGGAGACGTCCGACCCCCGCCGCCCGGTCGAGTGCTTCGGCGCCGAGGCGACGGCCCGCACCAGCGCGCTCCTGCCCGAGGGCACCGAGGTCGTGCTCGAGCGCGACGTCGAGGCCAGGGACCGCTACGACCGCCTGCTCGCCTACGTGTACCGGAAGGAGGACGGCCTGTTCGTCAACCTCGCCCTCGTCGAGGAGGGCTACGCCGTGTCGGCGACGTACCCGCCCAACGTCGCCCACCGGGACGAGCTCGGCGCGGCCGCCGCCGCGGCCAGGGAGGCCGGCCGGGGGCTGTGGGAGCGCTGCGGCTCGTGCCGGGGCCCGTCGGCGGGTCGATAGCGTCGCCGTCGTGACCGCGCTCGCGGAGCGGCTCGGGTACCCGCCCGACGCCCGCCTGCTCATCGTGAACTGCGACGACCTGGGGTCGAGCTACTCGGCCAACACCGGCGTGTACCAGGCCCTCCGGTCCGGCCTCGCCACGAGCGCCACCCTCATGGTGCCCTGCCCCTGGGCGAGGGAGGCGGCCGCCCGCTACCGCGGCGAGGACGTCGGCGTCCACCTCACCCTGAACGCCGAGTACGACCTCTACCGCTGGGGGCCGATCACCCACGCCCCCTCGCTCCTCGACGGCGACGGCGGCTTCCCCCGCACGGTCGCCGACGTGTGGGACCACGCCGACCTCGACGAGGTCCGGCGGGAGTGCCGCGCGCAGGTCGAGCGGGCCATCCTCTGGGGCTTCGACGTCAGCCACCTCGACTCGCACATGGGGACGCTCCAGCTGCGCCCCGAGTTTTTCGACGTCTACCTGGAGATGGCGGTCGAGTTCGGGCTGCCCGTGCGGCTGTCCGGCGCGTCGTCGGAGCGGGCCATCGGCTTCCCGTTCCGCCGCCTGGCCGAGGCCGAGGGGGTCGTGTTCCCCGACCACCTCGTGCACGTCCGCGGCGTCGGCAGCCGCGCCGCGCTGGAGCGCACGGTCGCCGAGCTGCGCCCGGGCGTGACCGAGGTGTACCTGCACCCGGCCGTCGACTCGCCCGAGCTGCGGGCCTACGCGCCGGACTGGGCGTCCCGGGTGGACGACCTCGACCTCGTCACCCTCGACCGCACGCTCGCCGACCTCGTGGAGGCGTGCGGCGCGGTCCTCATCGGCTACCGCACCCTCCGGGAGCTCCAGCGGGCGTCCTGACGCGACGACCGGGGCGGCCCTGGGACCGCCCCGGTCGGCGACGCCGGCGCGAGCCGGCCTAGAACTCGGTCTGGTCGGCGAGCTTCTTCTGGATCGCCTTGTACTCGGGGCTCTGGGTGAGCGGCATGAGCGCCATGAGCTTGCCCATGTTGCCGGTCACCTTGAGGCGCCCCTGCATGAACGCGGCGTTGGGGTCGAGCTCGCCCTTCAGGATCTTGACGGAGTCGTCGTAGGTCTGCGAGAGCGTGAACTCGGCCTGGTCGTCGTCGCCCAGGGTGTTCTCGAGCATCTTGCCGTTGTCGATCACCGTGTAGTAGCCGACGTCGCCCTCGGGGGCGCCGGTCACCCGGTACTGCATGCGGGCCGTGGCGCCCGGGCGCTCGGGGAACTCCTGCGCCAGCTCCTTCTGCAGGTCCAGCCACTCCTGGGTCAGGTACTTGGCCATCTCGAAGCACTCCTCGGTAAGGGACGTACGCCCACGGTGGCCGGGATCGTAGCGAGCGGCCGGCCGCGTCCGTACCGGCTACCGCTGGCTCGGCGCCGCCTCCCGCGTCCCGGCGAACAGGTCGTCCTCGGGCAGCTCGGTGTCGACGAGGCTCCTGGCGAGGATGTAGTCGTCGTAGGGGTGGACGGTCGCCGCCACCTCGGGCGGCA contains these protein-coding regions:
- a CDS encoding glycosyltransferase, with product MRIALFHTTLPEPGRKPGGVEVAVHRLANHLADRPGDEVTVHSLTPAPADARYRHHRLFPRAPWLARSLPARLLLLPALLNGVDWGDADVLHLHGDDWFLLRRPVPTVRTFNGTARREAEHAASTRVRAMYRAVWPLERLAARLASLPVALGPDTAALMGLDDVVGYGVDVDRFRPGPKAAAPTVLFVGTWGGRKRGEVAWRAFVDEVLPVCPGARLEVVADRCDPHPAVEAVTFPGDDELAERYRRAWVFAYPSTYEGFGIPYVEAMASGTAVVSSPNAGARWVLDEGRTGVLADDAAFGREVAALLADGERRRRYEAAGLDRAAGFTWPAVAEDHRRLYERVAGAAPGQEPDGGERVRLVYVASIGRSGSTLLELLLDAHPRIATTGELHLWPHELRGEHRLPCACGLPVPDCPFWTELRRREDPLLAPAPRLDAFRESYLGGRTLRLPLLPQFRAGARPPGEAAVYAENSARVFLAFADLAEEWTGDRPGWLVDSSKDPYRLLWLLRSGRFDVTVLHVVRDPRGFVNSERKNDGAEGAALRALAVRKAGAWAVQNELVRRAAAASPGARYLAVPYERLAGDPVGTLRDVWAAIGCEPDDTVVERFRQRRFHAMGGNPMRHDDRGIHLDEAWRRALPADVQRLTAAVAGVGRRLVAAGGRP
- a CDS encoding FtsX-like permease family protein, producing the protein MSGLRLALRLARRDMARRPWRTALVVLMVLVPTAAMAAVATLARTSEWPPADRLAAEVGRADLTAYPQQTATTGPVAPAPPVSDADEAALVAALPAGSRVVVEHRTEDRVRTSARRSYFTVSDVDLGDDLVAPRFAQIDGGAPDGPGEAVVSRAVADDLSLEVGDEIEPERLGRPLRVVGVVQPRSWPDRLVITPAPQPSGARSDVAWVDLPGHPYADLDGREPLGPLAPTVTGWALSPVLPSEDASKTEEVFWTYVGGGVALSVLGTVIAAAFAIAARRQLRTLGLLSAAGAAPATLRRFLVAEGATCGAVGSVAGILAGVGAVHLLPGRWLDSVAGRDAVGIVVRPSDLVPIAVIGTAAAAVAAWFPARSAAGVSTLQALAGRRPLGTVPARVPVLGAAVLGGGCALFAMSVAGARNGGSTMWALVAIAGGLACLFGAVAVCPWVVAGLERLAARWSVPARVAGRSLARNRVRSSAVMGAVVAVSAAFVAGTTLYASNGDAAETLPWVAPAHVRVDAVDVDPAQVAGAASVPVPPAIVSRLEELVPGARPLDVREAGADTGSGFANAWAAPLRPGSQPDELLLVGVATEDLLSLYDVGDDLRAALDDGAAVAVSGDGATSAATAEVSVPGSEPTLVERVRLAGVVESDEASQSLPAVLVSEGTARSLGLTTRPSPALTLAGPAPLTERQREDVRLLAQDLSWEANVERSSTMVNIQVADEPDEIGRATVRAGATALSLVLVAAVVAIGLALAAKDSEDERQVLTAVGAPPRTVRRVAAIRAAMLVAGAGIVAVPTGLLPAAAIVEAAATGPADHGLQLDPVAIAWVVLVAPVAVALAVLAGAAVRDRARPPRPAVFAFVD
- a CDS encoding ABC transporter ATP-binding protein → MHQTDDRPPALELREVVKRYGAGPTEVRALTQVDLDVAAGEFLAVMGPSGSGKSTLLHLAGGLERPTAGRVLVDGVDLDTLDAAGLARLRRRQVGYVFQRLNLVPTLTAVENVMLPLELDGTSTREARRLAEDALRAVAIDGPLDRYPDDLSGGQQQRVAIARGIVGDRRLLLADEPTGSLDSVTADAVVELLAGLVADRGAALVLVTHEARFASWADRIVRVRDGRLTEETRPADIGDAVEAATR
- a CDS encoding PadR family transcriptional regulator encodes the protein MGVREVLLQLLDEGPRHGYQLKLDFEARTGGIWPLNVGQVYTTLDRLARDGLVQEVGERDGPQRTFRVTEEGRREVKDWVRGSAVDAAPARDDLIMKVLVAVGRGGDDALAVIDDQRVALLAALQRGRRQQRAGGATTVAEQLARDAVLTRVEADVAWLDRCEERVRAAAPATRRRR
- a CDS encoding steroid 3-ketoacyl-CoA thiolase, translating into MREVVIVEAVRTPVGRRGGGLSTMHPADLLAVVLSAVVQRSGVDPAEVGQVVGGCVSQVGEQAFNVTRTAWLTAGLPLSVPATTVDSQCGSSQQATNLAASLVAAGVVDVAVGCGVEVMSRVPIGSNMANGPGKPIPRSYFPRYEFTTQFEGAERIAEKWAVDREECDRFGLLSQQRAATAWDEGRFDLQVVPVDAPDLGPDGRPSGTTHRVERDEGLRETSLEALAGLRPVARPDGVHTAGTSSQISDGAAAVLLMTAERAAGFGLRPLATVVDTCLVGSDPVLMLTGPIDATHRLFERNGLTMADVDVTEINEAFASVVLAWERELSPDPATVNPNGGAIALGHPLGGTGAVLLTKAVHELERTGGTYGLVTMCCGGGLGTATLVRRP
- a CDS encoding VOC family protein, giving the protein MGNPVVFVEIQGRDRDTLVPFYEQLFGWPVDTSRPDGYAIVPPAGRGVGAGILAWPEGAPERVLFFVAADDPQAALDQMTANGGGVAVPPMVVADGPVVAIGTDPDGNLVGVVGAGGTPPPGGEAGAPVVHFEVNPVDADRSVAFYRDVFGWRISEIPEISYAIVDTDAGGAGIQGGIALRSGEGPGTTFYVEVPDPAAALRRAEELGGRTVRPVTVVPGAAELALLADPEGHVVGVVAAAVPGREAEGGG
- a CDS encoding thermonuclease family protein, whose translation is MRLPSARHPGGARLAGPAAVAVLVLLALLARDGGRPHLARPAAVALLRPPPARRGGRPRLAGPAAVAVLALLALLVLPACAPGAAPAGPATVARVVDGDTVEVRVAGRVEPVRLIGIDTPETSDPRRPVECFGAEATARTSALLPEGTEVVLERDVEARDRYDRLLAYVYRKEDGLFVNLALVEEGYAVSATYPPNVAHRDELGAAAAAAREAGRGLWERCGSCRGPSAGR
- a CDS encoding polysaccharide deacetylase family protein — its product is MTALAERLGYPPDARLLIVNCDDLGSSYSANTGVYQALRSGLATSATLMVPCPWAREAAARYRGEDVGVHLTLNAEYDLYRWGPITHAPSLLDGDGGFPRTVADVWDHADLDEVRRECRAQVERAILWGFDVSHLDSHMGTLQLRPEFFDVYLEMAVEFGLPVRLSGASSERAIGFPFRRLAEAEGVVFPDHLVHVRGVGSRAALERTVAELRPGVTEVYLHPAVDSPELRAYAPDWASRVDDLDLVTLDRTLADLVEACGAVLIGYRTLRELQRAS
- a CDS encoding SCP2 sterol-binding domain-containing protein yields the protein MAKYLTQEWLDLQKELAQEFPERPGATARMQYRVTGAPEGDVGYYTVIDNGKMLENTLGDDDQAEFTLSQTYDDSVKILKGELDPNAAFMQGRLKVTGNMGKLMALMPLTQSPEYKAIQKKLADQTEF